GACGGCGCACGGCTACCTTGGCGACGCGGAGTCGCTCTGGGGGACGAAGAAGAACAAGCCGGAGTTCCTCCTCAACGCGCCCCGGATCGGGCGTGCCCTCCGTGAGAATGAATACGACCTCGTCCACGTCGTTCCGATGGACACCATCGTTTATCCCACCGTCCTCGCGGCCGCCCCAGACGTCCCCGTCGTCGTTGGCCCGAACATCGGCGGTTGGTCACCGGTACGGGATGTCCCCCACTGGGATGAAGGGACCGCCGACTACGTCGAGAATCGTCTCCGGTTCGGGCTGAAGAACGCGCTTGCTCGTCTGGGCGAGTTCGATCACGCCGTTGCGTTTAGTGAGCATCACCGGGACATGCTAGAATCGTTCTCCATCGAACGCCCAGACACGACTGTCCTCGAAGCGGGCGTCGACCTGCGTTTCACGCCCGGTGAGGACGATACTATCGGCGAGCCACCGGAGCTGCTCTACGTCGGAGACTTCTCCCATCACAAGGGCTATTACCAGTTTCTCGACGCGATTTCACGACTTGACGTTCCGGTGACGGCGAGGCTCCTTGGCGCCGGGGACCCGGATCGACGGCGTATCTCGGAGCTAGGACTGGAAGAGACCGTTACGGTAGAGGGGTTCGTCCCGAGGAGTGAGCTCCCGGAGTACTACCGTCGGGGGGACCTCCTCGTCGTTCCGACGATCGACGAAACCGCCGGGACGAACGCGCAGATCGAAGCGCTGGCCTGTGGAACGCCGGTCGTCCTGACCGACAAGCCGGGCGTCAACGAATTCGCGCCGGCAGGTGCGTCAGTCGCGTATTCCCCCCGTGGGGTACCACGACTGGTTGAGGCACTCGAAACGGCGCTGGTCGATCTCGAATCGATGACCGAAATCGCACGCCGAGAGGCGCCGAACTACCGAGCAACGGGGACCCTCGAACAGCTCTTCGATCTCTATCAGACGTTACTGGCGGAGAGCGACGACGGCCGAGCGCAGCGGTGACCCTCGTTTCCGACATCCAAACCACTAGACGGCGGTCGGCGACACGGTGGTGACGCACAGGGATTTGCGCTACTCGCCGTCATGTCTCTGAGGCTGACTCTCGTACTCCCACACCAGCTCGAAGTACCGCTTGAGCCCGGCCACGAAAGACGCGTTCTCCGTGATAGCGGCCTGGCGCATGTGATTGGGAACGTCGTCCTCCTGGACGAGCAAAATAGCCCGGCCGCTGTCGTAGTCCATACTGGGATCCGCAATCGTCCCGCGCCAGGGTAGCCGCTCCGTACTGTATCGAACCTCGACGTCGGGGAACGTCTCGGTGATCTCGTCGACGATCTCGCGCTGGGTCGCCCTGTTCTCGGGGGAGAGGTGGTCGGGGTGGAGTAGCAGGATCGAGACGTCGACGCCACGGTCGCGCGCCGTCTCGAACGCCGGCCGCACGGCGCCGAAGTACTCGAAGCTCTTGGAGATGACGACCACCTCCTCGTCGGCGCGCTCGTAGACGCGGCGGGTCTCTCGCTCGCTGGGTTC
This genomic interval from Halomicrobium urmianum contains the following:
- a CDS encoding glycosyltransferase family 4 protein, with amino-acid sequence MRIAYVTPYYNGSCDGRYGRFLDWVHTARDVDNPPFEFDVYAFTASNPDGTLASTAHGYLGDAESLWGTKKNKPEFLLNAPRIGRALRENEYDLVHVVPMDTIVYPTVLAAAPDVPVVVGPNIGGWSPVRDVPHWDEGTADYVENRLRFGLKNALARLGEFDHAVAFSEHHRDMLESFSIERPDTTVLEAGVDLRFTPGEDDTIGEPPELLYVGDFSHHKGYYQFLDAISRLDVPVTARLLGAGDPDRRRISELGLEETVTVEGFVPRSELPEYYRRGDLLVVPTIDETAGTNAQIEALACGTPVVLTDKPGVNEFAPAGASVAYSPRGVPRLVEALETALVDLESMTEIARREAPNYRATGTLEQLFDLYQTLLAESDDGRAQR
- a CDS encoding TrmB family transcriptional regulator; amino-acid sequence: MADGADDVFDLLGLTEYEETALTELLRLGRTTAPNLAEATGVPKARIYGVLDALSDRGFVKVIPGRPKQYQPKPPEELLDRAVENRRQEYEQFETRIEELREPFLDEYEPQYRRASEDISPTAELFHVVDVGEPSERETRRVYERADEEVVVISKSFEYFGAVRPAFETARDRGVDVSILLLHPDHLSPENRATQREIVDEITETFPDVEVRYSTERLPWRGTIADPSMDYDSGRAILLVQEDDVPNHMRQAAITENASFVAGLKRYFELVWEYESQPQRHDGE